In the genome of Limnobaculum zhutongyuii, one region contains:
- the ppnN gene encoding nucleotide 5'-monophosphate nucleosidase PpnN — protein MITHISPPLGSMDLLSQLEVDTLKRTASSNLYHLFRNCSLAVLNAGSKTDNSKELLDRYKSFDINVLRRERGVKLELINPPEEAFVDGRLIHSIQANLFAVLRDILFVHGQLTQALQHQRMDPDNSVHLTNLVFFILRNARALHVGEEPNMVVCWGGHSINETEYLYARKVGNQLGLRKLNICTGCGPGAMEAPMKGAAVGHAQQAYKDSRFIGLTEPSIIAAEPPNPLVNELLIMPDIEKRLEAFVRIAHGIVIFPGGVGTAEELLYLLGILMNPENKDQKLPLVLTGPKESADYFEVLDQFVQSTLGEQARKHYKIIIDDPEEVARVMKNGMSAVKENRRATGDAYSFNWSIKIAPDLQHPFEPSHENMANLNLYPNQPPEQLAAALRRAFSGIVAGNVKDVGIQAIEQYGRYKIHGDPQMMKDMDKLLQGFVAQHRMKLPGSVYTPCYEICT, from the coding sequence TTGATTACACATATTAGCCCACCATTAGGTTCTATGGACCTGCTGTCACAGCTTGAGGTGGATACATTAAAAAGAACTGCCAGCAGTAATCTCTATCATTTATTTCGTAATTGTTCGTTGGCTGTACTGAATGCCGGCAGCAAAACAGACAACAGTAAAGAGTTACTGGACCGTTATAAATCATTTGATATTAACGTTCTGCGTCGGGAGCGCGGCGTTAAGCTAGAGCTGATTAATCCACCAGAAGAAGCCTTCGTCGATGGGCGCCTGATCCATTCAATCCAGGCTAACCTGTTTGCGGTTTTACGCGACATTCTGTTTGTTCATGGTCAGCTTACTCAGGCATTACAACACCAGAGAATGGATCCTGATAATTCAGTTCATTTAACTAATCTGGTATTTTTCATCTTGCGCAACGCACGTGCCCTGCACGTTGGTGAAGAGCCCAATATGGTCGTTTGCTGGGGCGGACACTCAATTAACGAAACTGAGTATCTGTATGCCCGTAAAGTAGGCAATCAATTAGGGTTACGTAAACTCAATATCTGTACCGGATGTGGCCCGGGAGCTATGGAAGCACCAATGAAAGGTGCTGCGGTTGGTCATGCCCAACAAGCTTACAAAGATAGCCGGTTTATTGGTTTAACCGAGCCATCAATTATTGCCGCTGAGCCACCGAATCCATTAGTTAATGAACTGCTCATCATGCCGGACATTGAAAAACGTCTGGAAGCTTTTGTGCGCATTGCTCACGGTATTGTGATTTTCCCTGGCGGTGTTGGTACCGCAGAGGAATTGCTTTATCTGCTAGGCATCCTGATGAACCCGGAAAATAAGGATCAGAAACTTCCGCTGGTACTTACTGGTCCAAAAGAGAGTGCCGATTATTTCGAAGTGCTGGACCAGTTTGTCCAGAGTACTTTAGGTGAACAGGCACGTAAGCACTATAAAATCATCATCGACGATCCGGAAGAAGTGGCTCGAGTAATGAAAAACGGTATGTCCGCGGTAAAAGAAAACCGCCGTGCGACCGGGGATGCCTACAGCTTTAACTGGTCCATTAAGATTGCCCCAGACCTACAGCACCCATTTGAACCAAGCCATGAAAATATGGCCAACCTGAACCTTTACCCTAATCAGCCACCAGAGCAATTAGCGGCGGCACTACGCAGAGCCTTTTCTGGCATAGTCGCAGGGAACGTAAAAGATGTGGGTATTCAGGCTATTGAGCAATATGGCCGCTACAAGATTCATGGCGATCCACAAATGATGAAAGACATGGACAAACTACTGCAAGGCTTTGTGGCACAACACCGCATGAAGTTGCCGGGTTCGGTTTATACCCCTTGTTATGAGATCTGTACTTAA
- the queF gene encoding NADPH-dependent 7-cyano-7-deazaguanine reductase QueF (Catalyzes the NADPH-dependent reduction of 7-cyano-7-deazaguanine (preQ0) to 7-aminomethyl-7-deazaguanine (preQ1) in queuosine biosynthesis) produces the protein MTSHYQDNQALSALTLGKETAYIDHYDASLLQPVPRSLNRDPLGLSATALPFHGADIWTLYELSWLNSRGLPQVAVGEVHIDANSINLVESKSFKLYLNSFNQTSLDSWEDVQQVLTRDLSLCAQGNVSVKLFRLEQLTGESIGAFDGECIDDQPIEITHYDFDDKLLERATEKDTPLVEETLVSHLLKSNCLITHQPDWGSVEIRYRGPQINREALLRYIVSFRHHNEFHEQCVERIFNDIQRYCHPESLSVYARYTRRGGLDINPYRTNTQFEPQTKRLARQ, from the coding sequence ATGACTTCCCATTATCAAGATAATCAGGCGCTATCAGCCCTTACACTGGGTAAAGAAACCGCCTATATCGACCATTATGACGCCTCGTTACTACAGCCTGTTCCGCGCAGTTTGAATCGTGATCCACTGGGATTAAGCGCTACCGCCCTGCCTTTTCACGGCGCTGATATCTGGACGCTATACGAACTCTCCTGGCTTAACAGCCGCGGGTTGCCGCAGGTGGCCGTTGGTGAAGTTCATATTGATGCAAACAGCATAAATCTGGTTGAGTCAAAAAGTTTTAAACTTTATCTCAACAGCTTCAATCAAACCTCGCTTGACAGTTGGGAAGATGTTCAGCAGGTACTCACGCGTGATTTATCGCTGTGTGCTCAAGGCAATGTCAGCGTCAAACTGTTTCGTCTGGAGCAGTTGACCGGTGAGAGCATTGGCGCTTTTGATGGCGAATGTATTGACGATCAACCCATCGAAATTACCCACTACGACTTTGATGATAAATTGCTGGAACGGGCGACAGAGAAAGACACTCCCCTGGTTGAAGAAACGTTGGTCAGTCACCTGCTAAAATCCAACTGTCTGATTACTCACCAGCCTGACTGGGGTTCAGTAGAGATTCGCTATCGTGGTCCCCAAATTAACCGCGAGGCACTGTTGCGCTATATTGTCTCTTTCCGTCACCATAACGAATTTCATGAACAGTGCGTAGAACGCATCTTCAATGATATTCAACGCTATTGCCATCCTGAAAGCCTCAGCGTGTATGCCCGTTATACTCGCAGGGGTGGGCTGGACATTAATCCTTATCGGACAAATACTCAATTTGAACCCCAGACCAAACGGCTGGCCAGACAATAG
- the rlmM gene encoding 23S rRNA (cytidine(2498)-2'-O)-methyltransferase RlmM: MNKVALYCRPGFEKECAAEITEKAAKLEVYGFPRVKDNSGYVLFECYQHEDADRLVKELPFSSLIFARQMLVVGDLLKDLPVEDRVSPIVGMIQGVVENAGEVRVEVPDTNDGKELLKFCRKLTVPLRQVMRERGIMLAKENLRRPVVHVFFIASGCCYVGYSYSNNNSPFFMGIPRLKFPAEAPSRSTLKLEEAFHVFIPADEWEERLASGMRAVDLGACPGGWTYQLVQRSMMIDAVDNGPMAQSIMDTGQVTHHREDGFRYEPSNSTNYWVVCDMVEKPWRVANLMADWLIKGWCREAIFNLKLPMKKRYEEVCQNLKAIEDKLKENGINAQINAKQLYHDREEVTVHVRRIWASIPGRRDERD, translated from the coding sequence GTGAATAAAGTAGCGTTGTATTGTCGCCCGGGATTCGAGAAAGAATGTGCGGCAGAGATTACAGAAAAAGCGGCTAAGCTGGAAGTTTATGGCTTTCCCCGGGTCAAAGATAACAGTGGCTATGTGCTGTTTGAATGTTATCAGCATGAAGATGCGGATCGTCTGGTAAAAGAGCTTCCTTTTAGTTCGCTAATTTTTGCCCGTCAGATGCTGGTTGTTGGCGATCTGTTGAAAGATTTACCGGTAGAAGATCGTGTTTCTCCTATCGTCGGCATGATACAGGGCGTGGTAGAGAATGCCGGTGAAGTACGGGTAGAAGTACCTGATACGAATGATGGCAAAGAGCTATTGAAGTTTTGTCGCAAACTGACGGTACCATTACGACAGGTCATGCGTGAACGCGGAATTATGCTGGCGAAAGAGAATTTGCGTCGCCCGGTGGTTCATGTGTTTTTTATTGCCAGCGGTTGCTGCTATGTTGGCTACTCATACAGCAACAATAATTCACCGTTCTTTATGGGCATCCCTCGTCTGAAATTTCCGGCAGAGGCTCCCAGCCGTTCAACCCTTAAGCTGGAAGAAGCATTTCATGTGTTTATTCCTGCCGATGAATGGGAAGAACGTTTAGCCAGCGGTATGAGAGCGGTCGATCTTGGTGCCTGCCCTGGCGGTTGGACCTATCAGTTAGTTCAGCGCAGCATGATGATAGATGCGGTAGATAATGGCCCTATGGCTCAAAGCATTATGGATACCGGCCAGGTAACCCATCATCGTGAAGATGGATTCCGCTATGAACCGAGCAACTCAACAAACTATTGGGTGGTGTGCGACATGGTGGAAAAACCCTGGCGAGTGGCTAACCTGATGGCTGACTGGCTAATCAAGGGTTGGTGCCGCGAGGCCATCTTCAACCTGAAGCTACCAATGAAAAAGCGCTACGAAGAAGTGTGTCAGAATTTAAAAGCCATTGAAGATAAGCTAAAAGAGAATGGCATTAACGCACAAATTAATGCAAAGCAGCTTTATCACGATCGTGAAGAGGTTACGGTTCATGTTCGTCGTATTTGGGCTTCAATACCCGGTCGACGTGATGAGCGCGATTAA
- the syd gene encoding SecY-interacting protein: MTYPVISALTQFTTSFINLWQQKTGHEPASEMLYGVASPCIVRTQDESVLWLPQPFGSEPSLANVERALNISLREEGAQFYTSQYAGDMAARFDGLELSLIQVWSDEDFIRLQENLIGHLVTQRRLKLVPTLFIATTDSEMEMVSLCNLSGEVVLEHFGTTKRETLAESLSVFMQKLEPQVYLPK; encoded by the coding sequence ATGACATATCCCGTAATCTCCGCTTTAACCCAGTTCACCACCTCTTTTATTAATTTGTGGCAGCAAAAGACGGGCCATGAACCTGCCAGTGAAATGCTGTATGGCGTAGCCTCTCCTTGCATTGTTCGTACTCAGGATGAGTCTGTGCTCTGGTTACCTCAACCTTTTGGCTCTGAGCCCTCTCTGGCTAATGTTGAACGTGCACTGAATATATCGCTAAGAGAAGAGGGCGCTCAATTTTATACCTCACAATATGCCGGAGATATGGCCGCTCGTTTTGACGGCCTGGAACTATCGCTGATTCAGGTTTGGAGTGATGAAGACTTCATTCGACTGCAGGAAAATCTGATTGGGCATCTGGTGACACAGCGCAGGTTAAAACTGGTTCCTACGCTATTTATTGCTACGACAGATTCAGAAATGGAAATGGTCTCTCTGTGTAATCTGTCTGGTGAGGTAGTGCTTGAACATTTTGGCACCACTAAGCGGGAAACGCTGGCTGAATCATTGAGCGTATTTATGCAAAAACTCGAACCGCAGGTATATCTTCCGAAGTAA
- a CDS encoding DUF423 domain-containing protein: MNSRWILVLAAISGFIFVSLGAFGAHGLSKILDVKQMAWLRTGLDYQGMHTLALLALGVAVQFRDNIWFRRSAAFLAVGMVLFSGSLYWLALTSIGMWPYITPLGGFCFLIGWALLLVGALRLSKKVE, from the coding sequence ATGAATAGTCGTTGGATTCTGGTACTTGCCGCCATAAGCGGCTTTATTTTTGTATCTCTTGGGGCGTTTGGTGCTCACGGTTTGAGTAAGATTCTGGATGTTAAGCAAATGGCGTGGCTGCGTACCGGTCTTGATTATCAGGGGATGCATACTCTGGCATTATTAGCTTTAGGGGTTGCTGTCCAGTTTCGGGATAACATTTGGTTCAGACGCAGCGCGGCTTTTCTTGCCGTAGGTATGGTGTTGTTTAGCGGAAGCCTGTATTGGCTGGCGCTGACTTCTATTGGCATGTGGCCTTATATCACGCCACTTGGCGGTTTTTGTTTTTTAATTGGTTGGGCTCTGCTGCTGGTTGGTGCATTACGCCTGAGTAAAAAGGTTGAATAG
- the xni gene encoding flap endonuclease Xni produces the protein MPIHLLIVDALNLIRRIHAVQDSPCAPTCVRALEQLIQHSSPTHAVAVFDDEQRNTGWRHTLYPDYKAGRSPMPESLVHELPQLKTAFEQAGVTCWQSSGDEADDLAATLAHHISQRGYQVTIVSTDKGYCQLLAPTLRIRDYFQKRWLDVPFIEQEFGVKPAQLTDFWGLAGISSSKIPGIAGIGPKAAATLLSQYETLDGIYQQIDSVPDKWRKKLIEHKDLAYLCREIATLKQDIHLEGNLQQLRLNDNKMNEDSPN, from the coding sequence ATGCCTATACACCTGTTGATTGTCGATGCCCTCAACCTGATTCGCCGTATTCATGCGGTACAGGATTCCCCTTGCGCGCCCACTTGTGTACGCGCTCTGGAACAGCTTATTCAGCACAGCAGTCCTACCCATGCCGTTGCCGTTTTTGATGATGAACAACGCAATACTGGTTGGCGTCATACGCTGTATCCCGACTATAAGGCGGGTCGTTCGCCAATGCCGGAGTCGCTGGTACATGAATTACCACAGCTAAAAACAGCATTCGAACAGGCTGGTGTAACATGTTGGCAATCCAGCGGAGATGAAGCGGACGATCTGGCCGCAACGCTGGCGCATCATATCAGCCAGAGAGGCTACCAGGTGACCATCGTGTCAACAGATAAAGGTTATTGCCAACTGTTAGCGCCTACCTTACGTATTCGCGACTATTTTCAAAAACGCTGGCTGGATGTTCCCTTTATTGAACAGGAATTTGGCGTTAAACCAGCTCAATTAACTGATTTCTGGGGACTGGCAGGTATTAGCAGCAGTAAGATCCCTGGCATCGCAGGAATTGGCCCCAAAGCGGCGGCAACGCTACTTAGCCAGTATGAAACGCTGGATGGCATTTACCAACAGATAGATAGCGTACCGGATAAATGGCGTAAGAAGTTAATTGAACATAAAGATCTGGCTTATCTGTGCCGGGAAATCGCCACGTTAAAGCAAGATATCCATTTAGAGGGAAATCTTCAGCAGCTTAGACTAAATGACAATAAGATGAATGAAGATAGCCCCAATTAA